A window of Aeromicrobium sp. Root236 contains these coding sequences:
- the bcp gene encoding thioredoxin-dependent thiol peroxidase, which produces MTTRLQPGDTAPDFTLTNDAGQEVTLSDLKDQKVIVYFYPAAMTPGCTKQACDFSDSIDRLQAEGYTVLGISPDKPEKLAKFRERDGLTITLLSDPDRSVLEAWGAFGEKKLYGKVVEGVIRSTFVVDGGTITLAQYNVKATGHVAKLRKDLGLGA; this is translated from the coding sequence ATGACGACGCGGCTGCAGCCTGGCGACACGGCACCCGACTTCACCCTCACGAACGACGCGGGCCAGGAGGTCACGCTGTCGGACCTCAAGGACCAGAAGGTCATCGTCTACTTCTACCCCGCGGCGATGACGCCCGGCTGCACCAAGCAGGCCTGCGACTTCAGCGACTCGATCGATCGCCTGCAGGCCGAGGGCTACACGGTGCTCGGCATCTCGCCTGACAAGCCCGAGAAGCTTGCGAAGTTCCGCGAGCGCGACGGCCTGACGATCACGCTGCTGTCGGATCCCGATCGCTCGGTGCTCGAGGCGTGGGGCGCGTTCGGCGAGAAGAAGCTCTACGGCAAGGTCGTCGAAGGGGTCATCCGGTCGACGTTCGTCGTGGACGGCGGCACGATCACGCTGGCGCAGTACAACGTCAAGGCCACGGGCCACGTCGCGAAGCTCCGCAAGGACCTCGGCCTCGGGGCATAG
- a CDS encoding DUF3618 domain-containing protein: protein MAKAKPDEMVDEIDEIRERLADTVDALIDRTNPRNIARRGLYSLRSRFVDETGSPKLGTIVPLVGGTVAVVAGIIVIRRLVR, encoded by the coding sequence GTGGCGAAGGCCAAACCCGACGAGATGGTCGACGAGATCGACGAGATCCGCGAGCGACTGGCGGACACCGTCGACGCGCTGATCGACCGCACGAATCCTCGCAACATCGCGCGTCGTGGCCTCTACAGCCTCCGCTCGCGATTCGTCGACGAGACGGGCTCGCCCAAGCTCGGCACGATCGTCCCGCTGGTCGGCGGCACGGTCGCCGTGGTCGCGGGCATCATCGTCATTCGCCGACTCGTGCGCTGA
- a CDS encoding aromatic acid exporter family protein: MSPARDIPLRRLRLRKPAESLQDRLYVLRRRWRTLVRLSLGTAIAYYIATHVLDHRQAFFAPIACIIVLIAGAGLRGRTSYELVVGVSLGVLVGELLILGIGRGTWQMALVVTLTVVVGTLLGLKGLALTQSATSSVLLAAVIPVAGSGNPAVTRFLDALVGGAVGLAMVLLIPRNPVRDIDREVQGFLRRLAGILSRTAQALRTVDAALADIALDEARSMQPQVESMTSTAANVSEIARMSPMRWKQREHVETYVATVRDLDNAIRDARVLARKTSTLLRRGEVVPPDMDQAIDALARAVGIFADDLSEHEDFDHARQELIEAARMATVALPAAMTMNSASIAAQVRSLAADLLYASGYTRDEIDDRLEFD, translated from the coding sequence GTGAGCCCGGCGCGTGACATCCCGCTGCGTCGCCTCCGGCTGCGCAAGCCGGCCGAGTCGCTGCAGGACCGGCTCTACGTGCTGCGCCGACGGTGGCGCACCCTCGTACGCCTGAGCCTCGGCACGGCGATCGCCTACTACATCGCGACACACGTCCTCGACCACCGGCAGGCGTTCTTCGCGCCGATCGCCTGCATCATCGTGCTGATCGCCGGTGCCGGCCTGCGCGGCCGGACGTCGTACGAGCTGGTGGTCGGCGTGTCACTCGGCGTCCTGGTGGGGGAGCTCCTGATCCTCGGCATCGGTCGAGGGACGTGGCAGATGGCGCTCGTGGTGACGCTGACGGTCGTCGTCGGGACGTTGCTCGGCCTCAAGGGTCTGGCGCTCACACAGTCCGCGACGTCATCGGTCCTGCTCGCGGCGGTGATCCCGGTCGCGGGTTCGGGCAACCCGGCCGTGACGCGGTTCCTCGACGCCCTGGTGGGCGGCGCGGTGGGCCTCGCGATGGTGCTGCTGATCCCGCGCAACCCGGTCCGTGACATCGACCGCGAGGTTCAGGGCTTCCTGCGGCGGTTGGCGGGCATCCTCAGTCGTACGGCGCAGGCGCTGCGCACCGTCGATGCGGCACTCGCGGACATCGCCCTCGACGAGGCGCGATCGATGCAGCCGCAGGTCGAGTCGATGACCTCCACCGCGGCCAACGTCAGCGAGATCGCCCGCATGTCGCCGATGCGCTGGAAGCAGCGAGAGCACGTCGAGACGTACGTGGCGACGGTTCGCGACCTCGACAACGCGATCCGCGACGCACGGGTGCTGGCGCGCAAGACCTCGACGCTCCTGCGTCGGGGCGAGGTCGTGCCGCCTGACATGGACCAGGCCATCGACGCCCTGGCCCGGGCCGTCGGCATCTTCGCCGACGACCTGTCGGAGCACGAAGACTTCGACCATGCGCGGCAGGAGCTCATCGAGGCAGCGCGGATGGCCACGGTCGCGCTGCCCGCGGCGATGACGATGAACAGCGCCTCGATCGCCGCCCAGGTCCGCTCGCTCGCCGCCGACCTGCTCTACGCCAGCGGCTACACCCGGGACGAGATCGACGACCGCCTCGAGTTTGACTGA
- the phoA gene encoding alkaline phosphatase, which yields MNSYRGNINRRTVAGIAAAAVVVGVTAAGAIGATHDLSAHGGATRLSGDQSKTLKSAIDGGRADNVILLIGDGMGDSEITSARNYQYGADGRFPGIDALPFTGQYTTFSLTKDGKTDYVPDSAATGSAWATGTKTYDNAVSVDIRGKAQPTLLELAKKRGLKTGDVTTSEIQDATPAVQVSHISARSCYGPVKTAATCPEAALENGGPGSISEQLLKTRPDVTLGGGAATFNEKATAGKWKNLTLLDQAERRGYQLPTDLASLNKITKANQKKPVLGLFGPGNLPVRWVGPAATIDGSKKPAERCKDNSARPASQPSLAAMTKKSIQLLDSGNKKGFFLQVEGASIDKQDHAADACGQIGETVDLDEAVKVALDFAKKDKHTTVIVTADHAHTSQIIEAGSTSPGLTTNLLTNEGSPMTLNYGTSPAGGSQQHTGTQLRVAAYGPQAANFVGLTDQTDMFFTISRALKLKP from the coding sequence ATGAACTCATACAGGGGAAACATCAACAGACGAACCGTCGCCGGCATCGCAGCAGCAGCCGTCGTGGTCGGCGTCACCGCCGCCGGTGCGATCGGTGCGACACACGACCTCTCGGCCCACGGAGGTGCCACTCGGCTCTCCGGCGACCAGAGCAAGACCCTCAAGTCCGCCATCGACGGCGGCCGGGCTGACAACGTCATCCTGCTCATCGGCGACGGCATGGGCGACTCCGAGATCACCTCGGCACGCAACTACCAGTACGGCGCCGACGGCCGGTTCCCCGGCATCGACGCGTTGCCGTTCACGGGCCAGTACACGACGTTCTCGCTGACCAAGGACGGCAAGACCGACTACGTCCCCGACTCGGCCGCGACCGGAAGCGCTTGGGCGACGGGCACCAAGACGTACGACAACGCCGTGTCGGTCGACATCCGCGGCAAGGCGCAGCCGACCCTGCTCGAGCTGGCCAAGAAGCGCGGTCTCAAGACCGGCGACGTCACGACCTCGGAGATCCAGGACGCGACGCCGGCCGTGCAGGTCTCCCACATCTCGGCCCGCTCCTGCTACGGCCCGGTCAAGACGGCCGCGACGTGCCCCGAGGCAGCGTTGGAGAACGGCGGCCCCGGCTCGATCAGTGAGCAGCTGCTCAAGACCCGTCCCGACGTGACCCTTGGCGGAGGCGCGGCGACGTTCAACGAGAAGGCGACGGCCGGGAAGTGGAAGAACCTCACTCTCCTCGACCAGGCCGAGCGCCGCGGCTACCAGCTGCCGACCGATCTGGCCTCGCTCAACAAGATCACGAAGGCCAACCAGAAGAAGCCGGTGCTCGGCCTCTTCGGTCCGGGCAACCTGCCGGTGCGCTGGGTCGGACCGGCCGCGACGATCGACGGCAGCAAGAAGCCGGCGGAACGCTGCAAGGACAACTCGGCGCGTCCGGCGTCGCAGCCGTCGCTGGCCGCGATGACCAAGAAGTCGATCCAGCTGCTCGACAGCGGCAACAAGAAGGGCTTCTTCCTCCAGGTCGAGGGCGCCAGCATCGACAAGCAGGACCACGCGGCCGACGCGTGCGGCCAGATCGGTGAGACGGTCGACCTCGACGAGGCGGTCAAGGTGGCCCTGGACTTCGCCAAGAAGGACAAGCACACGACGGTCATCGTCACGGCCGACCACGCCCACACCAGCCAGATCATCGAAGCCGGCAGCACCTCGCCCGGCCTCACGACGAACCTGCTGACCAACGAGGGCAGCCCGATGACCCTCAACTACGGCACCTCGCCGGCCGGCGGCTCGCAGCAGCACACGGGCACGCAGCTCCGGGTCGCGGCGTACGGACCCCAAGCGGCGAACTTCGTCGGACTGACCGACCAGACCGACATGTTCTTCACCATCTCGCGGGCTCTGAAGCTCAAGCCGTAG
- a CDS encoding CoA ester lyase encodes MTDTLLRPRRSVLYMPGANERALEKAKGIDADALILDLEDAVAPDAKPEARDRVCAAVTSGDYGHRELAIRVNGIGTEWHDADIAAAAKAGPDAVLVPKVNSAAEVLQLVAALEQAGAPDTTALWAMVETPVALLQAGEIAAAHDRLTVIVMGTNDVVNETYGLHVPGRNPVVLTSLSIALLAARAAGKVILDGVYNDVKNLEGFDAEARQGREMGFDGKTLIHPSQVEPANAVFGPSHDEVEHAKAMISAFEEAKAAGQGVVTFNGRMVEELHVRDARRILALDEAISAR; translated from the coding sequence ATGACTGACACCCTGCTGCGGCCCCGACGCTCCGTCCTCTACATGCCCGGCGCCAACGAACGGGCGCTCGAGAAGGCCAAGGGCATCGACGCCGATGCCCTGATCCTCGACCTCGAGGACGCTGTCGCGCCCGACGCCAAGCCCGAAGCACGCGACCGGGTGTGCGCCGCCGTGACCTCCGGCGACTACGGCCACCGCGAGCTCGCGATCCGCGTCAACGGCATCGGCACCGAGTGGCACGACGCCGACATCGCCGCGGCCGCCAAGGCCGGCCCCGACGCCGTGCTCGTCCCCAAGGTGAACTCGGCCGCCGAGGTCCTCCAGCTCGTCGCCGCGCTCGAGCAGGCCGGTGCGCCCGACACGACGGCGCTCTGGGCCATGGTCGAGACGCCGGTCGCGCTGCTCCAGGCCGGCGAGATCGCCGCTGCCCATGACCGGCTCACCGTGATCGTCATGGGCACGAACGACGTGGTCAACGAGACGTACGGGCTTCACGTGCCGGGGCGCAACCCCGTGGTCCTCACCTCGTTGTCGATCGCACTGCTCGCCGCCCGCGCTGCCGGCAAGGTCATCCTCGACGGCGTCTACAACGACGTGAAGAACCTCGAGGGCTTCGACGCCGAGGCGCGACAGGGCCGCGAGATGGGCTTCGACGGCAAGACGCTGATCCACCCGAGCCAGGTCGAGCCGGCCAACGCGGTGTTCGGGCCCTCCCATGACGAGGTCGAGCACGCCAAGGCCATGATCTCGGCGTTCGAGGAGGCCAAGGCTGCAGGACAGGGTGTGGTGACGTTCAACGGCCGCATGGTCGAGGAGCTTCACGTACGGGATGCGCGACGCATCCTGGCCCTCGACGAGGCCATCTCCGCGCGCTGA
- a CDS encoding CoA ester lyase yields the protein MRNPRAFLRPLAVGAPAPVADVPFRPSRMIHFFDPSNEKMQAKVPEIAAKVDIILGNLEDAIKTENKEAARQGLVDIAKQTDFGQTQLWTRINSLDSPWALDDLITLVTEIGDKLDVVMVPKVEGAQDIHYVDRLLAQLEARAGLTRPILVHAILETAEGMTNVEEIAAASPRMQGISLGPADLAASRRMKTTRVGGGHPGYLVREDPKGDDLYAGRTTYQQDLWHYTIARMVDACAANDILPFYGPFGDIKDVVACEDQFRNAFLLGCVGAWSLHPVQIDIARKVFSPDPADVAHAKEVVEAMGDGSGAVMINGKMEDDASCKQCQVMLDLAKALAERDPELAAAYDL from the coding sequence GTGCGAAACCCCCGAGCCTTCCTTCGTCCTCTGGCCGTCGGCGCACCCGCGCCGGTGGCGGACGTGCCGTTCCGGCCGAGCCGGATGATCCACTTCTTCGACCCGAGCAACGAGAAGATGCAGGCGAAGGTCCCCGAGATCGCGGCCAAGGTCGACATCATCCTCGGCAACCTCGAGGACGCCATCAAGACCGAGAACAAGGAAGCCGCCCGCCAGGGACTCGTCGACATCGCGAAGCAGACCGACTTCGGCCAGACCCAGCTGTGGACCCGGATCAACAGCCTCGACTCGCCGTGGGCGCTGGACGACCTCATCACCCTGGTCACCGAGATCGGCGACAAGCTCGATGTCGTCATGGTGCCCAAGGTCGAGGGCGCGCAGGACATCCACTACGTCGACCGCCTGCTCGCGCAGCTCGAGGCACGCGCCGGCCTGACCCGGCCGATCCTGGTCCACGCGATCCTCGAGACCGCGGAAGGCATGACGAACGTCGAGGAGATCGCCGCCGCGAGCCCGCGCATGCAGGGCATCTCCCTCGGGCCGGCCGACCTCGCAGCGAGCCGTCGCATGAAGACGACGCGCGTGGGCGGCGGCCATCCCGGCTACCTCGTCCGCGAGGATCCCAAGGGCGACGACCTCTACGCGGGCCGGACGACGTACCAGCAGGACCTCTGGCACTACACGATCGCGCGCATGGTCGACGCGTGCGCGGCCAACGACATCCTGCCGTTCTACGGCCCGTTCGGTGACATCAAGGACGTCGTCGCGTGCGAGGACCAGTTCCGCAACGCGTTCCTGCTCGGCTGCGTCGGCGCGTGGAGCCTGCACCCCGTGCAGATCGACATCGCCCGCAAGGTCTTCTCCCCCGACCCGGCCGACGTCGCCCATGCCAAGGAGGTCGTCGAGGCGATGGGCGACGGCTCGGGCGCCGTCATGATCAACGGCAAGATGGAGGACGACGCCTCCTGCAAGCAGTGCCAGGTCATGCTCGACCTCGCCAAGGCCCTCGCCGAGCGCGATCCCGAGCTCGCCGCCGCCTACGACCTCTAG
- a CDS encoding cupin domain-containing protein, giving the protein MDSCRLDDVLASFDEHWEPRLVATVNDHDVKVAKIQGEFIWHAHPNSDELFIVLDGELTIELRDGNVVLGPRDMYVVPRGVEHRPVAEAETAIMMVELQGTVNTGDAGGDRTFEPVDLTRL; this is encoded by the coding sequence ATGGACTCGTGCCGTCTCGATGACGTCCTCGCCTCGTTCGACGAGCACTGGGAGCCGCGCCTCGTCGCAACCGTCAACGACCACGACGTCAAGGTCGCGAAGATCCAGGGCGAGTTCATCTGGCACGCCCACCCCAACTCCGACGAGCTCTTCATAGTGCTCGACGGCGAGCTGACGATCGAGCTGCGTGACGGCAACGTCGTGCTCGGCCCACGCGACATGTACGTGGTGCCCAGAGGCGTCGAGCACCGGCCGGTGGCCGAGGCGGAGACCGCGATCATGATGGTCGAGCTGCAAGGCACGGTGAACACCGGCGACGCCGGCGGCGACCGCACGTTCGAGCCGGTCGACCTGACCCGGCTGTGA
- the kdpF gene encoding K(+)-transporting ATPase subunit F yields the protein MTFDSAVLLVIVIGLLAYLVAALILPDKF from the coding sequence ATGACCTTCGATTCCGCAGTCCTGCTGGTGATCGTGATCGGCTTGCTGGCCTATCTCGTCGCCGCCCTGATCCTGCCCGACAAGTTCTGA
- the kdpA gene encoding potassium-transporting ATPase subunit KdpA: MNDTVSGLLTLAALFVLLAAVYAPLGDYMARVFTTSSHWRIEKRLYRLIGVNPDSEQTARSYTLSVLGFSLISIIALYVILVGQSLLPFDRGLPGMPWEMGLNTSISFVTNTNWQSYGGESTLGFAAQAGGLAVQNFLSAAVGIAVAVALIRGFVRSRSGELGNFWVDLVRGTLRILLPIAFVGAILLISQGAIQNFSDHTVHAISGGSQVIPGGPVASQESIKELGTNGGGFFNANSAHPFENPTPFSNLLEMFFILVIPVSLTRTLGTMVGSRKQGLSILGAMTFLMGVALALTTWAEVGAHSPAARLAGGAMEGKETQFGTWLSSMFAVFTTGTSTGAVNASHDSFTPVGGGTVLVNMMLGEVSPGGVGAGIYGILVMAILTVFIAGLMVGRTPELLGKKIGRKEMTYVALYTLSVPAIVLVGIGAAIARSTTRDVMGNPGGHGFSEVVYAFTSAGNNNGSAFGGITVTSDFFQLSLAAAMLLGRFIPIIFVLALAGSLARQGKVPVTAGTLPTHTPLFAGLLVGVILLITGLTFFPSLALGPLAEALS, encoded by the coding sequence ATGAACGACACCGTCTCCGGCCTCCTCACGCTCGCTGCTCTCTTCGTTCTGCTCGCTGCCGTGTACGCCCCGCTCGGCGACTACATGGCGCGGGTCTTCACGACGTCGTCGCACTGGCGGATCGAGAAGCGCCTCTATCGCTTGATCGGGGTGAACCCGGACTCGGAGCAGACCGCGCGCTCGTACACGCTCAGCGTCCTCGGGTTCTCGCTGATCAGCATCATCGCGCTCTACGTGATCCTTGTCGGGCAGAGCCTCCTGCCCTTCGATCGCGGATTGCCAGGCATGCCTTGGGAGATGGGGCTCAACACCTCGATCTCGTTCGTCACGAACACCAATTGGCAGTCGTACGGTGGTGAGTCGACGCTGGGCTTCGCCGCCCAGGCCGGGGGGCTCGCGGTGCAGAACTTCCTGTCGGCTGCGGTCGGAATCGCCGTTGCGGTCGCCCTGATTCGCGGGTTCGTGCGCTCACGCAGCGGTGAGCTCGGAAACTTCTGGGTCGACCTGGTGCGCGGAACTTTGCGCATCCTGCTGCCGATCGCGTTCGTCGGTGCCATCCTGCTGATCTCACAGGGTGCGATCCAGAACTTCAGCGACCACACGGTGCACGCGATCTCGGGCGGCTCTCAGGTGATCCCCGGTGGACCGGTGGCCAGCCAGGAGTCGATCAAGGAGCTCGGCACCAACGGTGGCGGGTTCTTCAACGCGAACTCCGCGCACCCGTTCGAGAACCCCACACCGTTCAGCAACCTGCTCGAGATGTTCTTCATCCTGGTCATCCCCGTCAGCCTGACCCGCACGCTGGGCACGATGGTCGGCAGTCGCAAGCAGGGCTTGTCGATCCTGGGCGCGATGACCTTCCTGATGGGTGTCGCCCTGGCCCTGACGACCTGGGCCGAGGTCGGTGCACACTCGCCGGCTGCCAGGCTCGCCGGCGGAGCGATGGAGGGCAAGGAGACCCAGTTCGGCACGTGGCTCTCGTCGATGTTCGCGGTGTTCACCACCGGCACCTCGACCGGGGCCGTCAACGCATCGCACGACTCCTTCACGCCGGTCGGTGGAGGGACGGTCCTGGTCAACATGATGCTCGGTGAGGTCTCGCCGGGCGGCGTCGGCGCCGGCATCTACGGCATCCTTGTCATGGCGATCCTGACCGTGTTCATCGCCGGGCTCATGGTCGGGCGTACGCCAGAGCTCCTCGGCAAGAAGATCGGCCGCAAGGAGATGACGTACGTCGCCCTGTACACGCTGAGCGTGCCGGCGATCGTCTTGGTGGGCATCGGCGCGGCGATCGCACGATCGACCACACGTGACGTCATGGGCAATCCGGGCGGCCATGGATTCAGCGAGGTGGTGTACGCCTTCACGTCCGCAGGCAACAACAACGGCAGTGCGTTCGGCGGCATCACCGTGACCTCAGACTTCTTCCAGCTCTCCCTGGCGGCGGCGATGTTGCTCGGCCGGTTCATCCCGATCATCTTCGTGCTCGCCCTCGCCGGCTCGCTCGCCAGACAGGGCAAGGTCCCGGTCACGGCCGGCACGTTGCCCACCCACACACCTTTGTTCGCTGGGCTCCTCGTCGGCGTGATCCTCCTGATCACCGGCCTGACGTTCTTCCCCTCGCTGGCCCTCGGACCCCTCGCGGAGGCTTTGTCATGA
- the kdpB gene encoding potassium-transporting ATPase subunit KdpB has product MTLHSLLSQLPQALLKLDPRHLWRSPVMFIVWIGSLMTTVIAVTDPSVFAWTVAVWLWLTVIFGNLAEAVAEGRGKAQAASLRAARTDVTALRINPDGTESQVAGTELKKGDRVLVRAGEVIPGDGDVVEGVASVDESAITGESAPVIREAGGDRSAVTGGTKVLSDQIVVEITSAPGETFLDRMIALVEGASRRKTPNEIALSILLVSLTIVFLLAVATLRPMAAYAGAPQSTLVLVALLVCLIPTTIGALLSAIGIAGMDRLVRVNVLAMSGRAVEAAGDVSTLLLDKTGTITYGNRQASRFVPAEGVTAEQMRDAARLSSLADQTPEGRSIVELALAQGADDNDLPVGAEFVEFTAQTRMSGVDLADGRTIRKGAGSSVAAWVGPATGSGSTGLPDGVQLTIDEVAGSGGTPLVVAEMNAAGTKVLGVVHLKDVVKEGMTERFAELRRMGIRTVMITGDNPLTAASIAREAGVDDFLAEATPEDKMRLIHKEQEGGHLVAMTGDGTNDAPALAAADVGVAMNSGTSAAKEAGNMVDLDSDPTKLIDIVAIGKQLLITRGALTTFSIANDVAKYFAIIPAMFLAAYPSLDSLNVMKLSTPTSAITSAVIFNALVIVALIPLALKGVKFRAASAESVLRRNILVFGLGGVIAPFVGIKLIDLIVSTIPGIG; this is encoded by the coding sequence ATGACGCTCCACTCCCTGCTGTCTCAGCTGCCCCAGGCCTTGCTCAAGCTCGACCCGCGCCACCTGTGGCGCAGCCCGGTCATGTTCATCGTCTGGATCGGGTCCTTGATGACGACAGTCATCGCGGTCACCGATCCCAGCGTGTTCGCCTGGACCGTCGCCGTGTGGCTCTGGCTGACGGTCATCTTCGGCAACCTCGCCGAAGCCGTCGCGGAGGGCCGCGGCAAGGCGCAGGCGGCCTCGCTGCGGGCCGCTCGTACGGATGTCACGGCGCTTCGGATCAACCCCGACGGCACCGAGTCGCAGGTCGCCGGCACGGAGCTCAAGAAGGGGGACCGCGTCCTGGTCCGGGCCGGTGAGGTCATCCCCGGAGACGGCGACGTCGTCGAGGGCGTCGCCTCGGTCGACGAGTCGGCCATCACCGGCGAGTCCGCCCCCGTCATCCGGGAGGCCGGCGGCGATCGTTCGGCCGTCACCGGTGGCACCAAGGTGCTGTCGGACCAGATCGTCGTTGAGATCACCTCGGCGCCGGGAGAGACCTTTCTCGACCGGATGATCGCGCTGGTCGAGGGCGCGTCACGCCGCAAGACGCCGAACGAGATTGCTCTCTCGATCCTTCTGGTGAGCCTGACGATCGTGTTCCTGCTCGCCGTGGCGACCCTGCGGCCGATGGCGGCCTACGCCGGCGCACCGCAGAGCACGTTGGTGCTTGTCGCCCTCCTGGTGTGCCTCATCCCGACGACGATCGGCGCGCTGCTGAGTGCCATCGGCATCGCCGGCATGGACAGGCTCGTCAGGGTCAACGTCCTCGCGATGTCGGGTCGCGCAGTCGAGGCCGCCGGTGACGTCAGCACACTGCTGCTCGACAAGACCGGCACCATCACGTACGGCAACCGGCAGGCCTCGCGGTTCGTCCCGGCGGAGGGGGTCACCGCTGAGCAGATGCGTGATGCGGCCCGACTCTCGAGCCTCGCGGACCAGACGCCGGAGGGCCGCTCGATCGTCGAGCTCGCGCTGGCTCAGGGCGCCGACGACAACGACCTTCCCGTCGGGGCGGAGTTCGTCGAGTTCACGGCGCAGACTCGGATGTCCGGAGTCGACCTTGCCGACGGACGAACCATCCGCAAGGGCGCCGGTTCGTCCGTGGCCGCATGGGTTGGCCCTGCGACAGGATCGGGATCCACGGGATTGCCGGATGGAGTTCAGCTGACGATCGACGAGGTCGCCGGGAGCGGCGGCACGCCTCTCGTGGTCGCCGAGATGAATGCCGCTGGCACAAAGGTCCTCGGGGTCGTGCACCTCAAGGACGTCGTCAAGGAGGGCATGACCGAACGATTCGCCGAGCTGCGCCGCATGGGCATCCGGACGGTGATGATCACGGGTGACAACCCGCTCACCGCCGCGTCCATCGCACGTGAGGCAGGCGTCGACGACTTCCTCGCTGAGGCCACGCCGGAGGACAAGATGCGGCTGATCCACAAGGAGCAGGAGGGCGGTCACCTCGTCGCCATGACGGGTGACGGCACCAACGATGCTCCCGCGCTGGCTGCTGCCGACGTCGGCGTGGCGATGAACTCAGGCACGTCCGCCGCCAAGGAAGCCGGCAACATGGTCGACCTCGACTCCGACCCGACCAAGTTGATCGACATCGTGGCGATCGGCAAGCAGCTGCTCATCACACGTGGAGCTCTCACCACGTTCTCGATCGCCAACGACGTGGCCAAGTACTTCGCGATCATCCCGGCGATGTTCCTGGCGGCATACCCCTCGCTGGACTCGCTCAACGTCATGAAGCTCTCGACGCCGACCTCGGCAATCACGTCTGCCGTGATCTTCAACGCGTTGGTCATCGTGGCGCTGATCCCGCTCGCCTTGAAGGGGGTCAAGTTCCGCGCCGCTTCGGCTGAGTCGGTCCTGCGTCGCAACATCCTGGTCTTCGGCCTCGGAGGAGTCATCGCACCGTTCGTCGGGATCAAGCTCATCGATCTCATCGTCTCGACCATCCCAGGAATCGGGTAA
- the kdpC gene encoding potassium-transporting ATPase subunit KdpC has product MNTDFIRQTFVGLKILLVMTVVLGVAYPAAVWGVGQVAFHDKANGQIVSQRGHDVGSAIIGQNFKVADDRWFHGRPSAAEYDGLASASSNLGPSNPDLLASVKKRQQQIAKVEEVPVSRIPADAVTASASGLDPYISPAYAALQVARVARERGLSASSVKRLVERYTSGRQLGFLGEPKVDVLELNLALERQ; this is encoded by the coding sequence ATGAACACAGACTTCATCCGCCAGACCTTCGTCGGGCTCAAGATCCTGCTCGTCATGACCGTCGTGCTCGGGGTCGCGTACCCAGCAGCAGTGTGGGGCGTCGGGCAGGTAGCGTTCCACGACAAGGCGAACGGACAGATCGTGTCACAGCGCGGGCATGACGTCGGTTCGGCCATCATCGGCCAGAACTTCAAGGTTGCGGACGACCGGTGGTTCCACGGCCGGCCATCAGCCGCAGAGTACGACGGGCTGGCGTCGGCTTCGTCCAACCTCGGTCCGTCGAACCCGGACCTGCTGGCGTCGGTCAAGAAGCGCCAGCAGCAGATCGCGAAGGTGGAGGAGGTCCCCGTCTCGCGGATTCCCGCCGACGCAGTCACGGCCTCCGCCTCGGGTCTCGACCCCTACATCTCGCCCGCCTATGCCGCATTGCAGGTCGCCCGTGTCGCCAGGGAACGTGGCCTGTCCGCTTCCAGTGTGAAGAGGCTCGTCGAGAGGTACACGTCGGGGCGGCAGCTCGGCTTCCTCGGCGAGCCGAAGGTTGACGTGCTCGAGCTCAACCTGGCGCTCGAGCGACAGTGA